The Candidatus Nanohalococcus occultus genome contains a region encoding:
- the trxA gene encoding thioredoxin, with amino-acid sequence MPEEITEDNFEDVKNSDDTWVIDFWAEWCGPCKQYAPTFKEVSEETEGVKFGKIDMEAHQQLGTSLGVRALPTTIVMKNGEEVDRKSGAMSKQELLDFVEKNT; translated from the coding sequence ATGCCTGAAGAGATAACGGAAGATAACTTCGAGGACGTCAAAAACTCCGACGATACATGGGTGATCGATTTCTGGGCTGAATGGTGCGGACCGTGTAAACAGTACGCTCCAACCTTCAAAGAAGTCTCAGAGGAAACAGAAGGAGTTAAGTTCGGTAAGATTGATATGGAGGCACATCAGCAGCTAGGAACATCGCTCGGTGTCAGAGCCTTGCCGACAACAATAGTAATGAAAAACGGCGAGGAAGTCGACCGGAAGTCCGGAGCTATGAGCAAACAGGAACTGCTTGATTTCGTCGAGAAAAACACCTAG
- a CDS encoding ThiF family adenylyltransferase, with translation MYSRFKALGNYGEDELEKLQDSTVAVIGLGATGSVIAEHLARHGVKLVLIDRDYLEPNDCYSSNLYTPKECEKHVPKAEAAAKKLGDHTQTESKVTSLNPENIGVLDGVDLIVDGTDNMETRLLINEYSKKNNVPWIYTAALGEKGYSMLFDENCFNCVFEDISPGTVGTCETDGILREVSTIAGSVSARKAVEYLTDKSPEQCLYGVHMDRKLEVESSGCEVCNRENFPHLESQSKVSSVCGKNKYEIRREIPASGFERIKQSGERIEENKYLVRAVINGKEFVAFRSGRAIIEAEDEGHAEELFAEVIGL, from the coding sequence ATGTACTCCCGTTTCAAAGCCCTGGGAAACTACGGAGAAGACGAACTTGAGAAATTACAGGATTCTACGGTCGCAGTCATAGGCCTGGGCGCTACCGGATCAGTGATAGCCGAGCATCTGGCACGCCACGGCGTTAAACTGGTTTTGATAGACCGAGACTATCTTGAACCTAATGACTGCTATTCCTCTAATCTTTACACGCCTAAAGAGTGTGAAAAACACGTACCGAAGGCGGAGGCCGCAGCCAAGAAGCTGGGAGACCATACACAGACAGAATCAAAAGTTACAAGCTTGAACCCGGAAAATATCGGTGTTCTGGACGGCGTTGATCTGATTGTGGACGGAACTGACAACATGGAAACACGGCTCCTGATAAACGAGTACAGCAAGAAAAACAACGTTCCCTGGATCTATACAGCGGCTTTAGGTGAGAAAGGTTATTCGATGCTGTTTGATGAAAACTGTTTCAACTGTGTGTTTGAAGACATCTCGCCTGGGACGGTCGGTACCTGTGAGACCGATGGAATACTTAGAGAAGTCTCAACTATCGCCGGATCAGTCTCCGCCAGAAAAGCAGTCGAATACCTGACAGATAAATCCCCGGAACAGTGTCTTTACGGCGTCCATATGGATCGAAAACTGGAGGTCGAATCCTCAGGATGCGAGGTATGTAATAGGGAAAACTTCCCGCACCTTGAATCCCAGAGCAAAGTCTCTTCCGTCTGTGGGAAAAACAAATACGAGATACGTAGAGAAATCCCTGCTTCCGGCTTCGAACGTATTAAACAGTCCGGAGAGAGAATTGAGGAAAACAAGTACCTAGTTAGAGCAGTGATTAACGGAAAAGAGTTCGTAGCTTTTAGATCAGGTCGAGCGATTATTGAGGCAGAAGACGAAGGTCATGCCGAGGAGCTGTTCGCAGAAGTCATAGGGCTTTAA
- a CDS encoding ATP-dependent helicase yields MPEIKFETEESASDTLPEDFEPYVKEWFNEKFPGLSAPQRHSFDLIHEDKNSLICAPTGSGKTLSAFMSVLNHLFEMGNNGELDDEIYAVYISPLRALNNDIQRNLQEPLAGIKQTAEELGYDVPEVRSAVRTGDTSDKERREMVDNPPHILITTPESLGILLNSPKFRENFRNVKYSIVDEIHSLCENKRGVHLSLSMERLEEMANTSPTRIGLSATQAPIDEIAKYLVGYEHSQELYEKEAQDGSKVTASEEAAPDEFESRGCHIVDVAASKEIDLETVSPVKDLINTLGGEIREAMYDQIHNMVEDHKSTIIFTNTRSATERIVNNLQERFPDYYEDNIGAHHSSMSHEVRLDVEERLKKGELEVAVTSTSLELGIDIGSVDLVLQLGSPKGVARGLQRIGRSGHQIGETAKGKMIVTDRDDAVECSVLAKCAKEDDLDKIQIPTRCLDVLAQQIVGMACNKRWDIEHALNTVRKSYCYRRLDREDFENVLTYLAGEYELEDQNVYRKIWWDHEAGLMGRSGKMTRVIYMTNIGTIPDESGYDVKTRSGDFIGQLEEEFLDRLTKGDIFTLGGKTYEFRYAKGMKVFVDAKPQKQPTVPSWYSERLPLSYDLGIDIGRFRKDVAEQIRLGAGDDAIIQWIMHNYYLDENTAHAIFQYVKQQQNYMGKVSDHKDIVIEKYVDDDGRQNYIFQTIYGRRTHDALARIMAHMLQKRIGSNIGMVIDDNGFILVTPRRPIDIDRLIEQVCECDLEEELKAAVKKTELMKRRFRHVGGRSLMILRNYQGNSKTVGQQQMKGHFLLSVIRNQHNEDFPMIKETYREIMEDAMDIKHTKEVVEGLESEEISYEVKDQRGAPSPFSHNLLLQGSTDTVKMEDRKERLKQLHEKVMESIED; encoded by the coding sequence ATGCCTGAGATAAAATTTGAAACTGAAGAATCAGCCTCCGATACCTTACCCGAGGACTTCGAGCCTTACGTCAAAGAATGGTTCAACGAGAAGTTTCCGGGGCTTTCAGCTCCACAGAGACATTCCTTCGATCTAATTCATGAAGATAAAAATTCGTTGATCTGTGCGCCGACAGGATCAGGTAAGACCCTTTCCGCGTTCATGTCGGTTCTGAACCATCTTTTCGAGATGGGAAACAACGGCGAGCTAGATGATGAAATCTATGCCGTCTACATCTCACCTCTCCGTGCGTTAAACAACGATATTCAGAGAAACCTACAGGAGCCTCTTGCCGGAATAAAACAGACCGCCGAGGAGCTAGGTTACGATGTACCGGAGGTTCGGTCCGCCGTCCGAACAGGAGATACCTCCGACAAGGAACGGAGAGAGATGGTCGATAACCCGCCGCACATACTGATCACAACCCCAGAATCGCTTGGAATACTGCTTAACTCACCGAAGTTCAGGGAAAACTTCAGGAACGTAAAATACAGCATAGTAGATGAGATCCACTCGTTGTGCGAGAACAAACGAGGAGTCCACCTATCGCTTTCAATGGAGAGACTCGAAGAGATGGCAAACACCTCTCCGACCCGGATAGGACTGAGTGCGACACAGGCACCAATAGATGAGATCGCAAAATACCTTGTAGGATACGAACACAGCCAAGAACTTTACGAGAAAGAAGCACAGGATGGCTCGAAGGTAACCGCCTCCGAAGAAGCCGCGCCGGATGAGTTTGAATCACGTGGCTGTCACATAGTCGATGTCGCAGCATCGAAGGAGATAGACTTAGAGACCGTATCGCCAGTCAAGGACCTCATAAACACTCTCGGAGGGGAGATACGGGAAGCGATGTACGATCAGATCCATAACATGGTCGAAGATCACAAGTCAACTATAATATTTACCAACACCCGGAGTGCGACCGAAAGGATTGTTAACAACTTACAGGAACGGTTCCCGGATTACTACGAGGACAATATCGGAGCGCACCACTCTTCTATGAGCCATGAGGTACGTTTGGATGTAGAAGAGCGGTTGAAAAAAGGAGAACTGGAGGTAGCGGTGACCTCGACATCTCTGGAGCTGGGAATCGACATCGGATCAGTTGATTTAGTCTTACAGCTTGGCTCGCCGAAAGGCGTGGCCCGCGGGCTTCAGAGAATCGGTAGAAGCGGCCACCAGATCGGAGAGACCGCGAAAGGAAAGATGATCGTAACCGACAGAGACGATGCCGTCGAATGTTCTGTACTCGCAAAATGTGCGAAGGAAGATGATCTGGACAAGATTCAGATACCGACACGTTGCCTAGATGTTTTAGCCCAGCAGATCGTTGGGATGGCATGTAACAAGCGCTGGGATATCGAACACGCGTTGAACACGGTAAGAAAATCTTACTGTTACCGCAGACTTGATCGAGAGGACTTTGAGAACGTTTTAACGTATCTGGCGGGAGAGTACGAGCTGGAGGATCAAAACGTTTACCGTAAGATCTGGTGGGATCACGAGGCCGGTTTGATGGGTCGAAGCGGGAAGATGACACGCGTAATATATATGACGAACATCGGGACGATACCTGACGAATCCGGTTACGATGTAAAGACTCGCAGCGGCGATTTCATCGGCCAGCTCGAAGAAGAGTTCCTTGACCGTTTGACGAAAGGCGATATCTTCACCTTAGGCGGTAAGACCTACGAGTTCCGGTACGCAAAGGGAATGAAGGTGTTTGTCGATGCGAAACCACAGAAACAGCCGACAGTACCAAGCTGGTACTCCGAGCGTCTGCCGCTTTCCTACGATCTCGGGATCGATATCGGTCGTTTCCGGAAGGATGTAGCAGAACAGATCAGGCTTGGTGCCGGAGACGATGCGATCATTCAGTGGATAATGCACAACTACTATTTAGATGAAAACACTGCGCATGCAATCTTCCAGTACGTAAAACAGCAGCAAAACTACATGGGAAAGGTCTCGGACCACAAAGACATTGTGATCGAAAAATACGTCGACGATGACGGACGGCAAAACTACATTTTCCAGACAATCTACGGCCGCCGAACCCACGATGCGCTGGCCCGGATAATGGCCCACATGCTCCAGAAACGGATAGGATCGAACATCGGAATGGTTATAGATGATAACGGATTCATACTCGTAACTCCGCGAAGGCCGATCGATATCGATAGATTGATCGAACAGGTCTGTGAATGTGACTTGGAAGAAGAGCTGAAAGCAGCGGTGAAAAAAACCGAGCTGATGAAAAGACGGTTTAGACACGTCGGCGGGCGCTCTTTGATGATTCTACGGAACTACCAGGGTAACTCGAAGACGGTCGGACAACAGCAGATGAAAGGACATTTCCTGCTTTCAGTTATCCGGAACCAGCACAACGAAGACTTTCCGATGATCAAAGAAACCTACCGGGAGATCATGGAGGATGCTATGGACATCAAACATACAAAGGAAGTGGTCGAAGGCCTAGAAAGCGAGGAAATCAGCTATGAGGTTAAAGATCAGCGCGGTGCGCCCTCTCCTTTCAGCCACAATCTGTTGTTACAGGGATCGACTGATACCGTAAAGATGGAAGACCGGAAAGAGCGATTGAAACAGCTACACGAGAAAGTGATGGAAAGTATCGAGGACTAA
- a CDS encoding trypsin-like peptidase domain-containing protein gives MADYGSNTDRRAFLKSVGAGLGLGVIDGRDLQQVGDIEYDPSKEVAYIAGWENVEGGKPGEREPFYNKIGREDFERRWSTFDVKEQIDEKLSQYDEASVAFEQMEDSPTGFGVAVYMPELGSTENDREEIEKLVPAETGGGFKFENDRFERSRVPVKVETQNRKLTSCSSTNFDYIPGGASLEVPSKQNETGTLAAAFYSNEYGGGWVTAGHVVKDIGGSVGNEIHQDAGEVTDPFGVARQAHFDLADLDYAFIEPTSSESTSGFITGSDGSTKEYGLRGIVSDAELVNNVGNESFELLGHGRTTCQSSGYITGVQGSGTTSVTTTTGVQPGDSGGPLFKVEDGEAYIAGIRFMDVDDGARSKSTTANTVENKLNGFFAGNS, from the coding sequence ATGGCTGATTATGGTTCAAACACAGACCGTAGAGCGTTTCTAAAATCTGTCGGAGCTGGACTTGGTCTAGGGGTTATTGATGGTCGTGATCTCCAACAAGTCGGCGATATAGAGTACGATCCTTCTAAAGAAGTCGCCTATATTGCGGGCTGGGAGAATGTGGAAGGCGGTAAACCTGGAGAAAGAGAGCCTTTCTATAATAAGATCGGCAGAGAAGATTTTGAGAGAAGGTGGTCTACATTCGATGTTAAAGAGCAGATAGATGAGAAACTTTCTCAGTATGATGAGGCCTCAGTTGCTTTCGAACAGATGGAAGATAGCCCTACCGGCTTCGGAGTGGCAGTTTACATGCCTGAGTTGGGTTCAACTGAAAATGATAGAGAGGAAATTGAAAAATTGGTTCCTGCTGAAACAGGTGGGGGCTTTAAATTTGAGAATGATCGGTTTGAAAGATCGCGGGTTCCAGTTAAAGTTGAAACTCAAAATCGTAAGCTGACCTCGTGTAGTAGCACCAATTTTGATTATATTCCTGGAGGTGCGTCTTTGGAAGTCCCGAGTAAACAAAATGAAACAGGTACTTTGGCTGCGGCTTTCTACTCCAATGAGTATGGAGGCGGATGGGTCACGGCCGGTCACGTTGTCAAAGATATAGGAGGTTCTGTGGGAAATGAGATACATCAGGATGCTGGAGAGGTCACAGATCCTTTTGGTGTCGCTAGACAAGCACATTTTGATTTAGCAGATTTAGATTATGCTTTCATCGAACCAACCAGTAGTGAGTCTACCTCGGGTTTTATCACGGGTTCAGATGGATCGACAAAAGAATATGGATTAAGAGGGATTGTTTCTGATGCCGAATTAGTAAATAACGTTGGTAATGAATCTTTTGAGCTGCTGGGCCATGGCCGAACAACCTGTCAGAGCTCTGGCTATATTACAGGAGTTCAAGGATCAGGTACTACGTCAGTGACCACTACTACAGGGGTTCAGCCAGGTGATTCTGGAGGACCTCTATTTAAGGTTGAAGATGGCGAGGCATACATCGCAGGAATTCGATTTATGGATGTAGATGACGGTGCTAGGTCAAAATCTACGACTGCTAATACCGTTGAGAATAAGTTAAACGGGTTTTTCGCCGGAAATTCTTGA
- a CDS encoding vWA domain-containing protein encodes MISQQLTAVLSNYFSAPAGFLALLSLIPLALFYFMKPEPEERIMPSMAFFMKKKKSGKMEQALSRLVANLLLVLHILFVVGAAAAIAQPYIIGEQRPENSVILVDVSASMGDDFSEAKSFATSNLGEENTVIVAGEDTDVLAQSASAGQARSIISEIELRDVESDIVSGIELAQSYEGNIVLASDTVQTSDSNSAKQLADSLGVDRSITGFDASNQNKWGIIEVDDRGRYIEVKNFMNQSTDLEIDTPAGSRNISLPGEEVRKVELETETGRNTVELPEDGLEADNTAYISIPENQTVEVTFVGDQVNPYFREAVEAISFTTFKSVKPPIDDSLDADVYVVGETNEVLSSTASELQSEARNGKSLVLFAQPDLKSKGFNQAPAKIEDQVNATVEVTRPRRINIGRTEVFQTTNVTGSNWAIPSGTLVNRNYGAGNIVLYNLNNDRFRYDFYYPVFWKGLFEELEERPSASQLNVETGERVEGTRITSSGFYNLSGSTYASNLESVAESNSEPLTVSSTVSADRRGQKDLQNFTAGALALLAALEVLYLKWIGEL; translated from the coding sequence GTGATCTCCCAGCAGCTAACCGCGGTTCTATCGAATTATTTCAGCGCTCCGGCAGGTTTTCTGGCGTTGCTGTCTTTGATACCGTTGGCACTGTTTTACTTCATGAAACCGGAGCCAGAGGAGCGTATAATGCCGTCGATGGCGTTTTTCATGAAGAAAAAGAAGTCTGGGAAGATGGAGCAGGCTTTAAGCCGGCTAGTAGCAAACCTCTTACTTGTTTTACACATTTTGTTTGTTGTAGGTGCGGCAGCGGCGATCGCACAACCTTACATTATTGGAGAGCAGAGACCGGAAAACTCTGTGATTTTAGTTGATGTATCCGCATCTATGGGCGATGATTTCTCCGAGGCCAAAAGTTTCGCAACCTCGAACCTCGGAGAGGAAAACACGGTAATTGTGGCCGGAGAGGACACCGATGTTCTAGCCCAATCAGCCTCAGCCGGTCAGGCAAGAAGCATAATATCAGAAATTGAGCTTAGAGACGTAGAGTCCGATATCGTATCAGGTATCGAGCTTGCTCAAAGCTACGAGGGAAACATTGTGTTGGCGAGCGATACAGTTCAGACCAGTGATTCGAACTCGGCAAAACAGCTAGCTGACTCGCTGGGCGTAGATCGTTCGATCACCGGTTTCGATGCCTCCAACCAGAACAAATGGGGGATTATCGAAGTCGATGACCGCGGACGTTACATAGAAGTAAAGAACTTCATGAACCAAAGCACGGATCTGGAGATCGATACACCGGCAGGAAGCCGAAACATCAGTTTGCCTGGCGAAGAAGTCCGTAAAGTCGAGTTAGAGACAGAAACAGGCCGGAACACTGTCGAGCTACCTGAAGACGGTCTTGAAGCCGATAACACAGCCTACATCAGCATCCCGGAAAACCAGACAGTGGAGGTTACGTTCGTAGGCGATCAGGTAAACCCTTACTTCAGAGAAGCGGTAGAAGCAATCAGCTTCACCACCTTCAAGTCCGTAAAGCCTCCAATCGACGACAGTCTAGACGCTGATGTGTACGTGGTTGGAGAAACCAATGAAGTACTATCTTCAACGGCTTCAGAGCTACAGTCCGAGGCTAGAAATGGAAAATCACTGGTTCTGTTCGCACAGCCAGATTTAAAATCTAAAGGATTCAATCAGGCGCCTGCGAAAATAGAAGACCAAGTAAACGCAACAGTTGAAGTCACAAGACCGCGGAGAATCAATATTGGACGCACAGAAGTATTCCAAACAACGAATGTAACCGGCTCTAACTGGGCGATACCTTCCGGAACACTCGTGAACAGAAACTATGGAGCCGGAAACATCGTATTGTACAACCTTAACAACGATCGCTTCCGATACGATTTTTACTACCCTGTTTTCTGGAAAGGGCTTTTCGAAGAGCTAGAAGAACGGCCTTCGGCCTCTCAGCTTAACGTTGAGACAGGCGAACGAGTTGAAGGTACAAGAATAACAAGCTCAGGCTTCTACAACCTCTCAGGATCGACTTATGCCTCAAATCTTGAGAGCGTAGCTGAGTCAAATTCGGAACCTTTAACCGTTTCAAGTACGGTCAGCGCCGATAGACGCGGTCAAAAAGACCTACAGAACTTCACAGCAGGAGCGCTTGCGCTTCTAGCAGCTCTAGAAGTTCTTTATTTAAAATGGATAGGTGAGCTTTGA
- a CDS encoding VWA domain-containing protein yields MAGFEQPLMLLIALLAAPALYVIYRRESSFQTLVGVSRISIIILLAIGAAQPFIQSEQQIMEEPTVTVLKDSSSSAKLLDDVELDFEDVEVETRTIASGNTSDLRQGILRNIEPDSAYVTVSDFQSSDSLEDIARKINQENASLNALKPETRQDSAVSIEGPSTTVPGAENSYTVTVSSTGTSPEPEVVLNGETIDAEKTGESKWSFTRTFDSKGSNSLKASIDTDDSFSNNNEFFKTIRVTEKPEVLFIGAEGSFGREISRFYDVTYRSSLPDDLDKYYSIISTKDIESSELSSYVAEGNGFIYTGDTEKEMGLSPVTKAETDQSTDAARIMLTVDISVSTGEQGVKMSKKLAYNLVEDLPSNSKVGVVAYNGEAYLINEPVVLAENRDMLKSKISRLKTEGPSEHQLGVRGAKEALKGKGNIIFISDGRAEDTTLNGRVIENKADEKALEEASQLGDIRLISVGVGDRTNTEFLRELAQEGNGKYVDANNARSIAFEFTAGGAASGTNHLETVREHFITRGLDLSSSAANFDSVKAKPGADVLVAGRDGSIYLSSWRYGLGRVAAFSGGSSQQDLLLQEDPLLATRTVSWTVGDPQRKQERWIEAEDARKPEKITVRASYDSDELKRQSSDLYSMSIRPESRGFGSYENTVYAYNYPYEYQNVGYNPRMTDIVRDTGGGVYLPNETEQLKQDIKSFSSKTKVKRQQLGSYLIALALIVFLAEVGYRKAKGKK; encoded by the coding sequence ATGGCAGGTTTCGAACAGCCATTAATGCTTCTTATAGCTTTGCTCGCAGCACCTGCGCTGTATGTAATCTATAGGAGAGAGTCTAGTTTCCAGACGCTAGTAGGAGTTTCAAGGATCAGCATAATAATTTTGCTCGCAATCGGGGCCGCACAGCCATTCATACAGTCTGAACAGCAGATAATGGAGGAGCCAACCGTAACGGTACTGAAAGACAGTTCAAGTTCGGCCAAGCTGCTGGATGATGTCGAACTAGATTTTGAAGACGTTGAAGTCGAGACTCGTACCATAGCATCAGGTAACACCTCAGATCTACGGCAGGGCATACTCAGAAACATCGAACCTGATTCCGCATACGTAACAGTCAGCGACTTCCAATCCAGTGACAGTTTAGAAGACATAGCCCGTAAAATAAATCAGGAAAACGCGAGTTTAAACGCTTTAAAGCCAGAGACGCGGCAAGATTCTGCTGTATCGATAGAAGGACCTAGTACAACGGTTCCCGGAGCGGAAAACAGCTACACCGTCACAGTAAGTTCGACAGGAACGAGTCCGGAGCCAGAAGTTGTTTTAAACGGAGAAACCATTGATGCGGAGAAAACCGGAGAGTCAAAATGGAGTTTTACGAGAACATTTGACTCTAAAGGTTCAAACAGCCTGAAAGCCTCTATAGACACCGATGACTCTTTCAGCAACAACAACGAGTTTTTCAAAACTATTAGAGTAACGGAAAAGCCAGAAGTACTTTTCATAGGAGCTGAAGGCTCCTTTGGGCGCGAAATATCCCGTTTCTACGATGTAACCTACCGGAGCAGTCTTCCAGATGATCTAGACAAGTACTATAGCATTATATCGACAAAGGATATAGAATCATCGGAGCTTTCAAGCTACGTAGCTGAAGGCAACGGGTTTATCTACACAGGAGATACAGAGAAAGAAATGGGCCTCTCACCTGTAACGAAGGCAGAGACAGATCAGAGTACAGACGCCGCCAGGATTATGCTGACAGTTGATATTTCAGTAAGTACAGGCGAACAAGGCGTGAAAATGTCGAAGAAGCTGGCGTACAACCTTGTAGAGGATCTTCCAAGCAATTCAAAGGTCGGAGTTGTAGCCTACAACGGCGAGGCCTATCTAATCAACGAGCCAGTAGTTCTCGCAGAAAACAGAGACATGCTTAAATCAAAGATTTCAAGACTGAAAACCGAAGGACCTTCAGAACACCAGCTGGGCGTACGCGGAGCCAAGGAAGCATTAAAAGGCAAAGGAAACATAATATTCATCTCAGACGGTCGAGCTGAAGACACAACGCTAAATGGACGTGTTATAGAGAATAAGGCCGATGAAAAAGCGCTTGAAGAAGCATCACAGCTGGGCGACATCCGGCTCATCTCAGTCGGAGTTGGAGACCGGACGAACACGGAGTTCTTAAGAGAACTTGCACAAGAAGGAAACGGCAAGTACGTCGATGCGAACAATGCTCGAAGCATCGCCTTCGAATTTACAGCCGGAGGTGCGGCGAGCGGAACAAACCATCTTGAGACAGTCCGAGAACACTTTATTACACGAGGACTGGATCTTTCATCCAGCGCAGCCAACTTTGACTCGGTAAAAGCCAAGCCAGGGGCAGATGTTCTAGTCGCAGGACGGGACGGAAGCATCTATCTTTCGAGCTGGAGGTACGGTCTTGGACGCGTAGCAGCTTTCAGCGGAGGCAGCAGCCAGCAAGACCTGCTTCTACAGGAAGATCCTCTTCTGGCAACACGGACCGTTTCGTGGACAGTTGGAGATCCTCAAAGAAAGCAGGAAAGATGGATTGAGGCCGAAGACGCACGTAAACCAGAGAAAATCACAGTAAGAGCGTCTTACGACTCAGACGAGTTGAAACGTCAGTCGTCCGACCTCTACAGCATGAGCATCCGTCCAGAGTCAAGAGGTTTCGGAAGTTACGAAAACACTGTTTACGCGTACAATTACCCTTACGAGTATCAGAACGTAGGCTATAACCCTCGAATGACCGATATAGTGCGCGATACCGGCGGAGGAGTCTACCTACCGAATGAGACCGAACAGCTCAAACAGGATATAAAGAGCTTCTCAAGTAAGACTAAGGTGAAACGCCAGCAGCTCGGAAGCTACCTCATAGCTCTCGCGCTAATAGTTTTCCTAGCCGAAGTTGGCTACAGAAAGGCGAAAGGTAAAAAATGA
- a CDS encoding DUF7502 family protein, whose translation MRVEQLLKQLRREFIKVNLLQSLLDGLVFFLVSNIVLFFFNINVFSSVPNSYVLAAATLAFSLSDLYYRTQQYDLELYEEKNPELQEILRTARDNIDKNNIVSQALFDDLLDRARRVTSESIIPAKQIIYKTLAVGILSFLTVMSGLADFQLGNQGTDLLQSPEDLQRFINDGDDDGFELENSSDVFGDESDIDASDMRINFSVEGSGSAENADLGSEDGGAETVTLDSTASFDEELALARRYSLAIKELG comes from the coding sequence ATGAGAGTCGAACAGTTACTGAAGCAGCTAAGAAGAGAGTTTATCAAAGTCAATCTACTTCAGTCGCTGTTAGACGGCCTCGTATTCTTCCTTGTAAGCAACATAGTTCTGTTTTTCTTCAACATCAACGTCTTCTCGAGTGTCCCGAACAGCTATGTTCTAGCCGCAGCCACTCTAGCGTTCTCGCTTTCCGATCTATACTACCGTACTCAACAGTACGACCTGGAGCTATACGAGGAGAAAAACCCGGAACTCCAGGAAATCCTGAGAACTGCCCGAGACAACATTGACAAAAACAATATTGTATCACAGGCTCTTTTCGATGATCTTCTGGATCGAGCTAGAAGAGTTACTTCCGAAAGCATCATACCTGCCAAACAGATAATTTACAAGACCTTGGCCGTCGGAATTCTTTCTTTCTTGACAGTTATGAGCGGTCTGGCAGATTTCCAGCTTGGCAACCAGGGAACCGATCTTCTACAGTCCCCTGAAGACTTACAGAGATTCATAAATGACGGAGACGACGATGGATTCGAGTTAGAAAACTCATCGGATGTTTTCGGAGATGAAAGCGATATTGATGCCTCGGATATGCGTATTAACTTCAGCGTGGAGGGTTCAGGCAGCGCGGAGAACGCAGATCTGGGTTCGGAAGATGGAGGCGCCGAAACAGTGACTTTGGACTCTACAGCATCTTTTGACGAAGAGCTTGCTCTAGCAAGGAGATACAGCCTGGCTATAAAGGAGCTTGGCTAA
- a CDS encoding AAA family ATPase, whose amino-acid sequence MKIKGMDEAGKYEKANEKLNEVLEETSKVIVGQEKVQRQLLISILCDGNVLMESYPGLGKTKMVRTLSKVLGLDFSRIQNTPDLMPSDITGTHIINENSSGEKDFVFQQGPIFSNMVLADEINRATPKTQAALLEAMEEKQVTVGNQSYSLDKPFFLMATQNPIDQEGTYPLPEAQSDRFLMKIRVDYPSQQEEEKVVDRFTGELNFDPQLNTVLSEASLLKLQEFTRQVPIADDLRTKAVNVVSETREHEDLNFGASPRASLSLVLAAKARAIIEGRNHVSEEDIEEVAQPVMRHRIGLSFQAEKQGKDADSVVEEILEKY is encoded by the coding sequence ATGAAGATCAAAGGAATGGATGAAGCCGGAAAGTACGAAAAGGCTAACGAGAAACTAAACGAAGTACTAGAAGAGACCTCGAAAGTTATCGTAGGCCAAGAAAAGGTTCAAAGACAGCTCCTTATCTCAATTCTATGCGACGGCAACGTACTGATGGAATCATACCCCGGCCTGGGAAAAACCAAGATGGTTAGAACGCTCTCGAAGGTTCTAGGACTGGACTTTTCCCGTATCCAGAACACCCCTGACTTGATGCCAAGCGATATCACCGGAACACACATAATTAACGAAAACAGTAGCGGAGAGAAAGACTTCGTCTTTCAGCAGGGACCGATCTTTTCCAACATGGTTCTGGCCGATGAGATCAACCGTGCTACACCTAAGACCCAGGCTGCTTTGCTGGAAGCGATGGAGGAAAAGCAGGTAACGGTAGGAAACCAGTCTTACAGTCTGGATAAACCGTTTTTCCTCATGGCAACTCAGAACCCGATCGATCAGGAAGGAACGTATCCTTTGCCTGAAGCACAGAGCGACCGGTTTTTAATGAAGATCAGAGTCGATTATCCAAGCCAACAAGAGGAGGAAAAAGTTGTCGATAGGTTTACAGGCGAGTTAAACTTCGATCCTCAGCTAAACACGGTTCTTTCAGAGGCTTCTCTTCTAAAGCTCCAGGAGTTCACCCGACAAGTCCCTATCGCCGACGACTTGAGGACTAAAGCTGTGAACGTTGTATCGGAGACCAGAGAACACGAGGACCTGAACTTCGGTGCCTCACCTAGAGCCTCGCTTTCCCTGGTTCTTGCGGCCAAGGCCCGTGCGATTATCGAAGGACGGAACCATGTCTCGGAAGAGGACATCGAGGAGGTCGCACAGCCAGTAATGCGTCATAGAATCGGTTTGAGTTTCCAGGCTGAAAAACAGGGTAAGGACGCAGACAGCGTGGTAGAGGAGATCCTGGAGAAATACTGA